A genomic segment from uncultured Desulfuromonas sp. encodes:
- a CDS encoding YjgN family protein has translation MGPSEIREIPFTFHGKPSEYFGIWIVNTLLKLLTLGFYSPWAKVRKRRYLFGNTRLDEHSFDYLADPWVLFRGFVIGVILFVAYSLVNQFNPLLSVLFMLIFFMAMPWLIVRSRMFNNRNTSHRNLRFSFVPNYHEAYMTFGLLPILTTATLGLAAPYVLYRQKRFLMENNRFGQTPFTFEATVSDYYQIFLRLLGLSLLTLMIIAAVIYAMVFYVPEVIGVASTLGEHRRTELFAIAFTLAFFLFSLGSSLYLYVRLHNLNWSRTHLDGHYFNSTLSVRKMAWIFFSNLIAISLSAGLLTPWATIRLTRYRLENLSLVAQGPLDYFMAGNNEEVSALGEEIGDIFNLDMGI, from the coding sequence ATGGGGCCATCCGAAATCCGTGAGATCCCTTTCACTTTTCATGGAAAGCCTTCGGAATATTTCGGCATCTGGATCGTCAACACCCTGTTAAAACTTCTCACCTTGGGTTTCTACTCACCATGGGCTAAAGTACGCAAGCGCCGCTATCTGTTTGGCAATACCCGGCTTGATGAACATTCTTTTGATTATCTGGCCGATCCCTGGGTCCTGTTTCGGGGCTTTGTCATCGGAGTCATTCTGTTTGTCGCTTACTCGTTGGTCAATCAGTTCAACCCACTGCTGTCAGTGCTTTTTATGCTGATTTTTTTTATGGCCATGCCTTGGTTGATTGTCCGCTCGCGCATGTTCAACAACCGCAACACCAGCCACCGCAATCTGCGCTTTTCATTTGTCCCCAACTATCACGAAGCATATATGACCTTCGGTTTGTTACCGATTCTGACAACGGCCACTTTAGGCCTTGCGGCTCCTTATGTTCTCTATCGGCAGAAACGCTTTTTGATGGAAAACAATCGCTTTGGTCAGACACCATTTACCTTTGAAGCAACCGTAAGTGACTATTATCAAATTTTTCTACGGTTACTCGGCCTGAGTCTTCTCACCCTGATGATCATTGCTGCAGTGATCTACGCAATGGTCTTTTATGTTCCTGAGGTTATCGGAGTGGCATCGACCCTTGGTGAGCACCGCCGGACCGAGCTTTTTGCCATTGCATTCACACTGGCATTTTTTCTTTTTAGCCTCGGCTCAAGCTTGTATCTTTATGTCCGTTTGCACAATCTGAACTGGAGCCGAACCCATCTTGACGGCCATTATTTCAACAGCACCTTATCGGTACGTAAAATGGCATGGATTTTCTTCAGCAACCTCATAGCAATCAGCCTGAGTGCCGGGCTACTGACCCCTTGGGCAACGATCCGCCTGACGCGCTACCGGCTGGAAAACCTTAGCCTTGTTGCCCAAGGTCCACTGGACTATTTCATGGCCGGAAATAACGAAGAAGTCAGTGCTCTGGGCGAAGAGATTGGTGATATTTTTAATTTGGATATGGGAATATGA
- a CDS encoding MltA domain-containing protein yields the protein MIRAIKKRHVLRLVELFLVSLLFFPTGCAVTPGKAPSRPVTKSERGDAVRPVNWSALPGWQDDDPLALLQTFVAGCQSLKYRSGWKEVCSKAVEIHTPAAARSFFEHDFQPWALLNDDGSEDGLITGYYVPDLDGSRQSSSQYPYPVYARPDDLLVIDLSSVYPELGDYRLRGRIEGQRVVPYWNRAEIDGFNQPLHGHELCWVGDPVELFFLQIQGSGRINLDDGTQIMVNYADQNGHPYQSIGALLLERGEMTRDQMSMQNIAAWGRQHPSLVQDMLNENSSYVFFRELDEGVTSPPGALGIPLTGQRSLAVDPRYIPLGAPVYVATRWPDRDEPLQRAMVAQDTGGAIKGRVRADFFWGVGDDAGEMAGRMKYPGRLWLLLPLGIEPPGR from the coding sequence GTGATTCGTGCGATAAAAAAGCGTCATGTTCTTCGTTTGGTGGAACTTTTTCTGGTGAGTCTGTTGTTTTTTCCGACCGGTTGTGCGGTCACGCCGGGAAAGGCACCCTCTCGTCCGGTGACAAAATCCGAAAGGGGGGATGCCGTTCGTCCGGTGAACTGGAGTGCGTTGCCCGGTTGGCAGGACGATGATCCATTGGCACTGCTCCAGACTTTTGTCGCCGGCTGTCAGTCTTTGAAATATCGATCCGGCTGGAAAGAGGTGTGTAGCAAGGCCGTCGAGATTCACACGCCGGCTGCGGCACGTTCGTTTTTCGAGCATGATTTCCAACCGTGGGCACTATTAAACGATGATGGTTCCGAGGACGGTTTGATTACCGGCTATTATGTACCCGATCTTGATGGCAGCCGTCAGTCCAGTTCGCAGTATCCGTATCCCGTTTATGCTCGGCCGGATGATCTGCTGGTCATTGATCTGTCGTCGGTTTATCCGGAGTTGGGCGATTACCGTCTGCGTGGGCGCATTGAGGGACAGCGCGTGGTGCCTTACTGGAATCGTGCGGAAATTGATGGCTTCAACCAGCCACTACATGGTCATGAGCTGTGCTGGGTGGGCGATCCGGTGGAACTGTTTTTTCTGCAGATCCAAGGCTCGGGGCGGATCAACCTCGATGATGGCACCCAGATCATGGTGAATTATGCCGACCAGAACGGTCATCCCTATCAATCCATCGGTGCGTTACTGCTTGAACGTGGTGAGATGACCCGTGATCAGATGTCGATGCAGAATATTGCTGCCTGGGGGCGGCAGCATCCATCATTGGTGCAGGATATGCTTAACGAAAATTCCAGCTATGTTTTTTTTCGTGAACTCGATGAGGGTGTGACCAGCCCGCCGGGTGCGCTTGGCATCCCGTTGACCGGACAACGGAGTCTGGCCGTTGACCCGCGCTATATTCCTTTGGGCGCTCCTGTCTATGTGGCGACCCGCTGGCCGGACCGTGATGAGCCTCTGCAGCGGGCCATGGTCGCTCAAGATACCGGTGGTGCCATCAAAGGCCGGGTGCGTGCTGATTTTTTCTGGGGGGTTGGCGATGACGCCGGAGAGATGGCTGGTCGGATGAAATATCCCGGACGCCTGTGGTTATTGCTGCCGCTGGGCATCGAGCCACCAGGGCGGTGA
- a CDS encoding NAD(P)H-quinone oxidoreductase codes for MKAVLLDEFGGLDVLKVGEVDKPSPKAKEVLIKVVATSINRPDLVQRAGKYPPPPGDSEILGLEVAGVIEELGSEASGWQVGDRVMALVGGGGYAEYAVAYDNHVMSIPDSMSFEEAACVCESYITAFLNVFMIGDLQDGQTAILHGGGGGVNTAGIQLAKALTPNAKLIVTASPEKLERVKELGVDLVIDYTQTPDFSDMVKEFTAKKGVDVILDHVGAKYLAPNMNSLAYKGKLVIIGIISGIKAELNLALMMVKRQQIIGSVLRSRPVSEKGEIISEFAKRALPHFANRDIVPIIEKVFTIDEIVDAHRMMEEDKHFGKIVLKIADA; via the coding sequence ATGAAAGCAGTTCTGCTTGACGAATTTGGCGGCCTTGACGTCCTTAAAGTGGGCGAAGTGGACAAGCCGTCTCCCAAGGCAAAAGAGGTCTTGATCAAAGTTGTGGCGACCAGTATCAACCGTCCCGATCTGGTGCAGCGTGCCGGTAAGTATCCGCCCCCTCCGGGTGATTCAGAGATTCTCGGCCTTGAAGTGGCCGGTGTCATCGAAGAGCTGGGTAGTGAAGCCTCTGGCTGGCAGGTCGGCGACCGGGTCATGGCTCTGGTTGGTGGTGGTGGCTATGCCGAGTATGCCGTGGCCTATGACAATCACGTCATGTCAATTCCCGACAGCATGAGCTTTGAAGAAGCCGCCTGTGTCTGCGAAAGTTACATTACCGCTTTCCTCAACGTCTTCATGATCGGTGACCTGCAAGATGGCCAGACCGCCATCCTTCATGGCGGCGGTGGCGGCGTCAATACCGCCGGTATCCAACTGGCCAAAGCCCTGACTCCGAATGCTAAATTGATCGTCACAGCCAGCCCGGAAAAGTTGGAGCGCGTCAAAGAACTGGGCGTCGATCTGGTCATTGATTACACCCAGACCCCGGACTTCAGCGATATGGTGAAGGAATTCACCGCCAAGAAAGGCGTTGACGTCATCCTCGACCACGTCGGAGCCAAGTACCTGGCACCCAACATGAATTCCCTGGCGTATAAAGGCAAGCTGGTGATCATCGGCATTATCAGCGGTATCAAAGCGGAACTGAACCTGGCGCTGATGATGGTCAAACGTCAGCAAATCATCGGCTCGGTGCTGCGCTCCCGCCCGGTATCGGAAAAAGGGGAGATCATCAGCGAATTTGCCAAACGCGCTTTGCCCCATTTCGCCAACCGCGACATCGTGCCGATCATTGAAAAAGTCTTCACCATCGATGAAATTGTCGATGCCCATCGCATGATGGAAGAAGATAAACACTTCGGTAAAATTGTCCTGAAAATTGCTGATGCTTAA
- a CDS encoding response regulator transcription factor, with amino-acid sequence MSDETTHILLVEDEQHIAQGLIFNLQQEGYQVTHAVTGEEALSLLDKSVFSLAILDRMLPGKIDGLEICRHIRRLSPQLPVLMLTAMNREQDRVTGLGEGADDYLGKPFSLDELLLRVAGMLRRQSWYRPAVSPSAGYQLGRYTIHFDSGQLIDDTGQSEQRLTELELKMLRLFIDHEDEVLTRAFLLKSVWGMAPDTETRTLDNFIVRLRKYFEERPSHPRYFLTVRGRGYRFSNPDATQNH; translated from the coding sequence ATGAGTGACGAAACCACCCATATTCTGCTGGTTGAGGATGAACAACATATTGCCCAAGGACTGATTTTCAATCTGCAGCAGGAGGGCTATCAGGTGACCCATGCCGTTACCGGCGAAGAAGCGTTGTCACTTCTGGACAAAAGCGTTTTCTCCCTGGCGATCCTTGATCGTATGCTGCCGGGGAAAATCGACGGCCTTGAAATTTGCCGCCATATTCGTCGCCTCAGCCCGCAATTGCCGGTGCTGATGCTGACGGCCATGAACCGCGAGCAGGACCGGGTCACCGGTCTTGGCGAAGGCGCCGATGACTATCTGGGCAAGCCGTTCAGTCTTGATGAGCTGCTGCTGCGCGTCGCCGGCATGCTGCGCCGCCAATCCTGGTATCGTCCCGCAGTCAGTCCGTCTGCCGGTTATCAACTGGGACGTTACACCATTCATTTCGACAGCGGACAACTGATCGATGACACTGGCCAAAGCGAACAGAGACTGACAGAGCTGGAGCTGAAAATGCTCCGTCTGTTTATTGACCACGAAGATGAAGTCCTGACCCGGGCCTTTCTGCTCAAATCGGTGTGGGGCATGGCTCCGGACACCGAGACACGCACTCTGGATAATTTTATTGTTCGACTGCGAAAATATTTTGAGGAACGCCCATCCCATCCACGTTATTTTCTTACCGTTCGGGGCCGCGGCTACCGTTTCAGCAACCCCGACGCCACGCAAAATCATTGA
- a CDS encoding HAMP domain-containing sensor histidine kinase encodes MKLQRPSINPLLAFIAIQFTWIAVVVFWIYWFLGSHRRLRSIAEKYSPELLQPGIDWVILTEGLLLLFVILAGVYVIFLYWRRQLALNREQKSFVSQVTHELKSPVASVQLHLETIRRHHPPAEQLDGFIDTMLADTERLNNLINKMITANRLEQSRWRLTLRPCNLSEFLNEYMRQWRNTQDDTLELTCDIAPDIHANIEPDSFSMVLRNLLENAVLYSDPPVRITVELNASHQRCHLLVRDQGRGITASEQHKVFRLFYRLHREDSHVKGSGLGLFIVRALVKRHKGQIMLHSAGPGKGSTFHIILPEVVKEQA; translated from the coding sequence ATGAAGCTCCAACGCCCCTCCATCAATCCTCTACTGGCTTTTATCGCGATTCAGTTCACCTGGATCGCCGTCGTTGTCTTCTGGATTTACTGGTTCCTCGGCAGCCACCGCCGCCTGCGCAGCATTGCCGAAAAATACAGCCCCGAGCTGCTGCAACCCGGCATCGACTGGGTCATCCTGACCGAAGGCTTATTGCTGCTGTTCGTCATCCTCGCCGGGGTTTATGTCATCTTCCTTTACTGGCGCCGCCAGCTGGCACTCAATCGCGAACAGAAGAGTTTCGTCTCTCAGGTCACCCACGAATTAAAATCGCCGGTGGCGTCCGTGCAACTGCATCTGGAAACGATTCGCCGTCATCATCCTCCGGCAGAGCAACTCGATGGCTTCATCGACACCATGCTCGCCGACACGGAACGGTTGAATAACCTGATCAACAAAATGATCACCGCCAACCGCCTGGAACAAAGTCGCTGGCGGCTCACGTTGCGGCCATGCAATCTGTCCGAGTTTCTCAACGAGTATATGCGCCAGTGGCGCAACACTCAGGACGACACCTTAGAATTAACCTGTGACATCGCTCCGGATATTCACGCCAATATCGAGCCGGATTCATTCTCCATGGTCCTGCGCAACTTGCTGGAAAACGCCGTGCTTTATTCTGACCCACCGGTACGGATCACGGTGGAGCTTAACGCCTCCCATCAGCGTTGTCATCTGCTGGTCCGTGACCAGGGGCGCGGCATTACGGCCAGTGAACAACACAAAGTGTTTCGCCTGTTCTACCGCCTGCACCGGGAAGACAGCCATGTCAAAGGCTCAGGTTTGGGGTTGTTCATCGTCCGGGCTCTGGTCAAGCGCCACAAAGGGCAAATCATGCTGCACAGCGCCGGACCGGGCAAAGGCAGTACGTTCCATATCATCCTGCCTGAAGTGGTCAAGGAGCAAGCATGA
- a CDS encoding nitronate monooxygenase family protein, whose amino-acid sequence MKSLTIGKHTVPYPLIQGGMGVRISVAGLAGAVAKCGGIGLIATAGLALNSNYTDKKYFEADLLALKEEIRKAYEIAPDGVIGTNCMVAVTDYDDLVRASCEAGAKVIVSGAGLPLNLPGLTVDYPDVALIPIVSSVKAAELIARKWHKGYNRLPDAVVVEDPDTAGGHLGEKLENIGNGDYDQYETVRGVKAYFKEKWQVDMPIIAAGGIWDRDDLERALAEGADGVQMASRFVCTEECDADPAFKQAYLDCTQEDIGLIMSPAGLPGRALKNNIDQIRAHDIDGNISCPSGCLKKCAYKKDKERFCIVHALDRAQRGDRETGLIFCGTNAWKAHKMETVAEIFAELFD is encoded by the coding sequence ATGAAATCTCTGACCATTGGCAAACACACCGTTCCCTATCCCCTGATCCAGGGCGGCATGGGCGTGCGTATCTCTGTGGCTGGATTGGCAGGTGCTGTGGCCAAATGCGGTGGGATCGGCCTGATCGCCACAGCCGGACTGGCTCTTAACAGCAATTATACCGATAAAAAATACTTTGAGGCCGACCTTTTGGCCCTTAAGGAAGAAATTCGCAAGGCGTACGAAATTGCACCGGATGGCGTGATCGGCACCAATTGCATGGTCGCCGTCACAGATTATGACGACCTGGTACGCGCCAGTTGCGAGGCCGGAGCCAAAGTGATTGTCTCCGGGGCCGGACTGCCGCTCAATCTTCCGGGACTGACCGTTGATTATCCTGATGTTGCCCTGATCCCCATTGTCTCCTCCGTCAAGGCTGCCGAACTGATCGCCCGCAAGTGGCATAAAGGTTATAACCGTCTGCCTGATGCCGTGGTGGTGGAAGACCCGGATACCGCTGGCGGCCACCTGGGCGAGAAACTGGAAAATATCGGCAACGGTGATTACGACCAGTACGAGACCGTGCGCGGGGTTAAAGCCTATTTCAAAGAAAAATGGCAGGTTGATATGCCGATTATTGCCGCAGGCGGCATCTGGGACCGTGACGATCTCGAACGCGCCCTGGCGGAAGGTGCGGATGGGGTACAGATGGCGAGCCGTTTTGTCTGCACCGAAGAGTGCGACGCGGACCCGGCCTTCAAACAGGCGTATCTCGACTGCACTCAGGAAGATATCGGCCTGATCATGAGTCCGGCCGGTCTGCCGGGCCGTGCTCTGAAAAACAACATCGATCAGATTCGTGCCCATGATATTGACGGCAACATCAGCTGTCCATCCGGCTGTCTGAAAAAATGCGCCTACAAAAAGGACAAGGAACGCTTCTGTATCGTTCACGCCTTGGATCGCGCCCAACGCGGCGACCGCGAAACCGGCCTGATTTTTTGCGGCACCAACGCCTGGAAAGCACATAAGATGGAAACCGTGGCGGAGATCTTTGCCGAGTTGTTTGATTAA
- a CDS encoding DUF6515 family protein: protein MQRLSLFVLVLAVLLVTVSSPAWAKKGHSQHRPGYGEVVKVLPRGHHKIHHHHDTYFYLNGIFYSPFDNFYRVVAPPVGLVVSTLPYGYVDVRFDNRVYARYNDIYYEPIPRGYRVVKAPPSAPPAPQPDVSAAPASALGTVMVAVEVLNVRSGPSRLQPVSGHVAAGDRLYVLAQAPEWYYVRLPDGGFGWVWRQFVRGEVTAP from the coding sequence ATGCAACGACTTTCCCTCTTCGTGTTGGTGCTCGCTGTCCTTCTCGTTACAGTCAGCTCTCCCGCTTGGGCAAAAAAGGGCCACTCGCAACACCGTCCAGGCTATGGTGAGGTGGTTAAAGTGTTACCGCGTGGGCACCACAAGATTCATCACCATCACGACACCTATTTTTATCTCAACGGCATTTTTTATTCCCCCTTTGACAATTTCTACCGGGTGGTAGCCCCACCGGTTGGTCTGGTCGTCTCGACGTTGCCCTACGGTTATGTCGATGTGCGTTTCGATAACCGGGTTTATGCGCGTTATAACGATATCTATTATGAGCCGATTCCCCGAGGCTACCGTGTGGTCAAGGCTCCACCCAGCGCGCCACCGGCACCACAGCCGGATGTTTCGGCAGCTCCGGCGTCCGCTCTAGGAACTGTCATGGTTGCCGTGGAAGTCCTCAATGTGCGCAGTGGCCCGAGCCGTTTGCAGCCAGTGAGTGGTCATGTGGCTGCCGGTGATCGATTATACGTGCTGGCACAGGCGCCTGAATGGTATTATGTGCGTCTGCCAGATGGAGGTTTCGGATGGGTCTGGCGGCAGTTTGTGCGGGGTGAAGTGACGGCACCCTGA
- a CDS encoding shikimate kinase: MKKSNITLIGMPGAGKSTIGIILAKNLGMGYIDTDILIQINQQKTLQDILDETDYLNLRAIEEREILRLNITNQIIATGGSAVYSEKTMAHLKSISTIVFLDVSFDEICRRIHNFDTRGIACAENQTFEDLYHERLQLYRRYAEVTVDGNVMDQDEMAETIAELVSQRDLG, translated from the coding sequence ATGAAAAAGAGCAACATCACCCTCATCGGCATGCCCGGCGCCGGCAAAAGCACCATCGGCATCATCCTCGCCAAAAACCTCGGCATGGGCTATATCGATACCGATATCCTCATCCAGATCAATCAGCAAAAGACGCTGCAAGATATCCTCGACGAAACCGATTATCTCAACCTGCGGGCGATTGAAGAGCGGGAAATCCTCCGTCTCAACATCACCAACCAGATCATCGCCACCGGCGGCAGCGCCGTGTACAGTGAAAAGACCATGGCTCATCTCAAATCCATCTCCACCATCGTGTTTCTCGATGTGTCGTTCGATGAAATCTGTCGTCGAATTCATAACTTCGACACCCGCGGTATCGCCTGCGCCGAGAACCAGACGTTTGAAGATCTGTACCACGAGCGTTTACAGCTTTACCGCCGCTATGCCGAGGTGACCGTCGACGGTAATGTGATGGATCAGGACGAGATGGCTGAAACCATCGCAGAACTTGTCAGTCAGCGCGATCTGGGGTAG